The Lentimicrobiaceae bacterium genome has a segment encoding these proteins:
- a CDS encoding aryl-sulfate sulfotransferase, which yields MKTTKLILAILVAIATQRAISQQQTVGIFFNTPESFNGYTLFSPIVGTTTYLIDNCGEVVHKWESTRTPGLKAYLNTDGNLVRAASSQNFVFNGRWGGTIEVFNWEGEKIWEYVISDDYKCQHHDIECLPNGNFLAIVWELHTLEEVIQAGRVDAESPVWSEKIVEIKPDYVNGGGTVVWEWRTWDHLIQDVDPNLDNYGVVADNPQRVDINYLGEVETATDWLHFNSVYHNAELDQIVITVHNLHEIWIVDHSTTTEEAASSSGGNCGKGGDLLYRWGNPLAYKRGTESDQQLFLPHDANWIPKGQMDEGMIMIYDNQAGTPYGLDYSAVDVIDPPLLDDGNYLFENAAYAPVAPHWTYTAENPTDFYSDIISGARRLPNNNTLICEGMSGRLFEVDYEGNIVWQYVNPVGMNGITPQYSQPQINAVFKVERYAPDFEGFEGRELIPQGHIEPGTFVECEIYDDTNIENLYVDNNFHVFPNPASSLLNVQWDYTNVDKIQLTDIKGNLLIETPVYTNSSVIDVSCFSEGVYIISLFNKGYLISNKQVIVK from the coding sequence ATGAAAACAACAAAGTTGATTTTAGCAATTCTTGTTGCAATTGCTACACAAAGGGCTATATCGCAGCAACAAACCGTAGGCATTTTCTTTAACACTCCGGAATCGTTTAACGGTTATACTCTTTTCTCGCCCATTGTGGGCACGACAACTTACTTGATAGATAATTGCGGAGAAGTAGTGCACAAGTGGGAATCGACAAGAACCCCGGGTCTTAAGGCATATCTGAATACCGATGGCAATTTAGTTAGAGCTGCATCATCTCAAAATTTCGTTTTTAACGGAAGATGGGGCGGAACAATAGAAGTTTTTAATTGGGAAGGAGAAAAAATTTGGGAATACGTTATTTCCGACGATTATAAATGCCAGCATCACGATATTGAATGTTTGCCTAATGGGAACTTTTTGGCTATCGTATGGGAGTTACATACTTTAGAAGAGGTTATTCAGGCAGGTAGGGTCGATGCTGAAAGTCCGGTTTGGTCGGAAAAAATTGTAGAAATAAAACCCGATTATGTAAATGGAGGCGGAACCGTAGTTTGGGAATGGAGAACGTGGGATCATTTAATTCAAGATGTTGACCCCAACCTTGATAACTACGGTGTTGTTGCAGACAATCCGCAACGAGTGGATATTAACTATTTGGGCGAGGTTGAAACTGCTACCGATTGGCTTCACTTTAACAGTGTTTACCACAATGCCGAATTAGATCAAATTGTTATTACCGTACATAATTTGCACGAAATATGGATAGTAGACCATTCAACAACAACCGAAGAAGCAGCATCAAGTTCGGGCGGCAATTGCGGAAAAGGTGGCGATTTGCTTTATCGTTGGGGAAATCCATTGGCGTATAAAAGAGGCACCGAAAGCGACCAGCAACTGTTTTTGCCACATGATGCCAATTGGATACCAAAAGGACAAATGGATGAAGGCATGATTATGATTTACGACAATCAGGCGGGGACTCCTTATGGTCTTGATTATTCTGCTGTCGATGTTATTGACCCGCCTTTGTTGGACGACGGAAATTATTTATTCGAGAATGCAGCTTACGCTCCAGTTGCACCACATTGGACTTATACAGCCGAAAATCCAACCGATTTTTATTCAGATATTATTTCCGGAGCACGCCGTCTTCCCAACAACAATACTCTTATATGCGAGGGCATGTCGGGCAGACTTTTTGAAGTCGATTACGAAGGTAATATTGTTTGGCAGTACGTAAATCCTGTAGGGATGAACGGAATTACACCACAGTATTCTCAGCCTCAAATAAATGCTGTTTTTAAAGTAGAAAGATACGCTCCCGATTTTGAAGGATTTGAAGGACGTGAGCTTATACCGCAAGGACACATAGAGCCGGGTACATTCGTTGAATGCGAAATTTACGACGACACTAATATTGAAAATTTGTATGTTGACAACAATTTTCACGTGTTTCCAAATCCCGCAAGTTCGTTACTCAATGTACAGTGGGATTATACAAATGTTGATAAAATACAACTTACCGATATAAAAGGGAATTTATTAATAGAAACTCCGGTATACACTAACAGTTCAGTTATTGATGTTAGCTGTTTTAGCGAAGGAGTATATATAATTTCCCTATTTAATAAGGGCTATTTAATATCGAATAAACAAGTTATTGTTAAGTAA
- a CDS encoding aryl-sulfate sulfotransferase, translating to MKTTKLIIAILVAIATQRAMSQQQTVGIFFNTPESFNGYTLFSPIAGTTTYLIDNCGEVVKTWESDRTPGLKAYLTADGDLIRGKSVENPVFHGRSSGAMEVFNWEGERIWEYSISNNINCQHHDIVRLPNGNFLLIVWDLRTSEEALRVGRVNVSRDIWSEKIVEVQPDYENGGGTIVWEWKVWDHLIQDVNPNIANYGVVADNPQRIDINYLGEDPFSVDWLHFNSLDYNVELDQIVISVHNLHEIWIIDHSTTTEEAASSSGGNYGKGGDLLYRWGNPLAYKRGTVNDQKLFLQHDASWIPKGQMDEGMIMIFNNRTGTPYGLDYSSVDVIDPPLLNDGNYLFENAAYGPAETHWTYTAENPTDFYSDLISGARRLPNNNTLICEGMSGRLFEVDYDGNIVWQYVNPVGVNGITPQYAQPQVNPVFKIDRYAPDFEGFEGRELIPQGHIEPGTFVECEIYDGTDIEMLYADYNFNVFPNPASSSLNVQWDYTNVDEIQLSDINGNLVIGTQAHTNSTVLDVSCISEGVYVVSLLSKGYLISSEQVIIM from the coding sequence ATGAAAACAACAAAGTTGATTATAGCAATTCTTGTTGCAATTGCTACACAAAGGGCTATGTCGCAGCAACAAACCGTCGGGATATTTTTCAACACTCCTGAATCATTCAACGGTTACACTCTATTCTCGCCTATAGCAGGAACTACGACTTACTTGATAGATAATTGTGGCGAAGTTGTAAAAACATGGGAATCTGACAGGACTCCGGGTCTTAAAGCATATTTAACTGCTGATGGCGATTTGATAAGAGGGAAGTCGGTGGAAAATCCTGTTTTTCACGGAAGATCAAGCGGAGCAATGGAAGTTTTTAATTGGGAGGGAGAACGAATTTGGGAATACTCCATTTCAAACAACATCAATTGTCAGCACCACGATATTGTGCGTTTGCCCAATGGGAACTTTTTGCTTATTGTATGGGATCTTCGTACTAGCGAAGAAGCTCTCCGGGTTGGCAGGGTTAATGTTTCAAGAGATATTTGGTCTGAAAAAATTGTAGAAGTACAACCCGACTACGAAAACGGTGGTGGCACAATAGTTTGGGAATGGAAAGTATGGGATCATTTAATCCAAGATGTTAACCCCAACATAGCTAATTATGGCGTTGTTGCTGACAATCCGCAACGCATAGATATTAACTATTTGGGAGAAGACCCATTCTCTGTCGATTGGCTTCATTTCAACAGTCTCGATTACAATGTCGAACTAGACCAAATAGTTATCAGTGTGCACAATTTGCACGAAATATGGATAATTGACCACTCAACCACAACTGAAGAAGCAGCTTCAAGCTCGGGTGGTAATTACGGAAAGGGTGGAGATTTACTCTATCGTTGGGGAAATCCTTTAGCATACAAAAGAGGCACAGTAAACGACCAAAAATTATTTTTGCAACACGATGCAAGTTGGATACCCAAAGGACAAATGGATGAAGGTATGATTATGATTTTTAATAATAGAACGGGAACTCCTTACGGTCTCGACTACTCTTCTGTTGATGTTATTGACCCGCCTTTGTTAAACGACGGTAATTATTTATTTGAAAATGCAGCTTACGGTCCAGCCGAAACGCATTGGACTTATACAGCCGAAAATCCAACCGATTTTTACTCCGATCTTATTTCAGGTGCACGCCGACTACCCAACAATAATACACTTATATGCGAAGGCATGTCGGGAAGACTTTTTGAAGTTGATTACGACGGCAATATTGTTTGGCAATACGTAAATCCTGTGGGAGTCAATGGTATTACACCTCAGTACGCTCAACCTCAAGTAAACCCTGTTTTTAAAATAGATAGATACGCTCCTGATTTTGAAGGGTTTGAAGGTCGTGAGCTCATACCACAAGGGCATATAGAACCTGGAACATTTGTTGAATGCGAAATTTACGATGGCACTGATATTGAAATGTTATACGCTGACTATAATTTTAACGTGTTCCCAAATCCGGCAAGTTCATCGCTTAACGTACAGTGGGATTATACAAATGTTGATGAAATACAATTAAGCGATATAAATGGAAATTTAGTAATAGGAACTCAGGCACATACAAACAGTACAGTCCTTGATGTTAGTTGCATCAGCGAAGGCGTGTATGTAGTTTCCTTGTTATCTAAAGGCTATTTAATTTCGAGCGAGCAAGTTATAATTATGTAA
- a CDS encoding aryl-sulfate sulfotransferase, with protein MKKTKLILVFIATLITQAAISQQQTVGIFFNTPEAFNGYTLFSPLAGTTTYLIDNCGEVVNKWVSERKAGRIAHITPEGNLVRATTSENTVFNGDWGGGIEVFNWDGELIWEYFISDSLNCRHHDIKCLPNGNILAISWEFRTAEEAMQAGRVNAQSEVWSETIVEIKPDFENGGGTIVWEWKAWDHLIQDVDPSIDNYGVIADNPQRIDINFLGENSLASNWLHFNGIDYNAELDQIAISVHQFSEIWIIDHSTTTEEAASSIGGNCGKGGDLLYRWGNPQAYKRGTESDRKLFLQHDPNWIPKGQMDEGMIMIFNNRAGTPYGIDYSSVYVIDPPLLDDGNYLLENTAYAPAEPHWSYTAENPTDFYSAFISGASRLPNNNTLICAGRSGRFFEIDYDGNIVWEYVNPVATNGITPQYAQPQLNTVFKIKRYAPNFEGFVGRQLIPQGHIEQGTTTECEIYSGANVEKIYINGNFYVFPNPASSLLNVQWDYTNIDKIQLTDIKGNILIETSAYTNNTVIDVSCFNEGVYIISLLNKGYLVSSKQFVVR; from the coding sequence ATGAAAAAAACAAAGTTAATTTTGGTATTTATAGCTACATTAATCACACAAGCGGCTATTTCGCAGCAACAAACCGTAGGAATATTTTTTAATACTCCTGAGGCATTCAATGGCTACACTCTTTTCTCGCCTTTAGCCGGAACCACAACTTACTTGATAGATAATTGCGGAGAAGTAGTAAACAAGTGGGTATCGGAGCGAAAAGCAGGTCGAATAGCACATATAACTCCCGAAGGCAATTTGGTTAGAGCCACAACATCCGAAAATACGGTTTTTAATGGGGACTGGGGTGGAGGAATAGAAGTTTTTAATTGGGATGGAGAATTAATTTGGGAATACTTTATCTCAGATAGTCTTAATTGTCGACATCACGATATTAAATGTTTGCCTAATGGAAACATTTTAGCTATTTCGTGGGAGTTCCGTACTGCCGAAGAAGCTATGCAGGCTGGCAGGGTTAACGCCCAAAGTGAGGTTTGGTCAGAAACTATTGTAGAAATAAAACCCGATTTTGAAAACGGAGGTGGCACCATAGTTTGGGAATGGAAAGCATGGGATCATTTAATTCAAGATGTTGACCCAAGCATTGATAACTACGGCGTTATTGCCGACAATCCGCAACGAATAGATATTAACTTTTTGGGCGAAAATTCACTCGCTTCAAACTGGCTTCACTTTAACGGTATCGACTATAATGCCGAATTAGACCAGATAGCTATCAGTGTGCATCAATTTAGCGAAATATGGATAATAGACCACTCAACAACGACCGAAGAAGCAGCTTCAAGCATAGGTGGTAATTGCGGGAAAGGAGGTGATTTGCTTTATCGTTGGGGAAATCCCCAGGCATATAAAAGAGGTACCGAAAGTGATAGGAAACTATTTTTGCAACACGATCCTAATTGGATACCCAAAGGGCAAATGGATGAAGGTATGATTATGATTTTCAACAATAGAGCAGGAACCCCTTATGGTATTGATTATTCATCTGTTTATGTTATTGACCCACCTTTGTTAGACGACGGAAATTATTTGTTAGAGAATACAGCTTACGCTCCAGCCGAACCACATTGGAGCTATACAGCTGAAAATCCAACCGATTTTTATTCTGCGTTTATTTCCGGAGCAAGCCGACTCCCTAACAACAACACCCTTATATGTGCCGGAAGGTCAGGAAGATTTTTCGAAATTGATTACGATGGTAATATTGTTTGGGAGTATGTAAATCCTGTAGCCACGAATGGTATTACGCCTCAGTACGCTCAACCGCAGTTAAATACTGTTTTTAAAATAAAAAGATATGCTCCCAATTTTGAAGGGTTTGTAGGACGCCAACTTATTCCGCAAGGGCATATAGAGCAGGGTACAACTACAGAATGCGAAATATACAGCGGTGCTAATGTTGAGAAAATTTACATCAACGGCAATTTTTACGTGTTCCCAAATCCGGCAAGTTCGTTGCTTAACGTACAGTGGGATTATACAAATATTGATAAAATACAACTTACCGATATAAAAGGAAATATACTAATAGAAACTTCGGCATACACTAACAACACAGTAATTGATGTTAGCTGTTTTAACGAAGGAGTATATATAATTTCCTTGTTAAATAAGGGCTATTTGGTATCGAGCAAACAATTTGTTGTAAGGTAA
- a CDS encoding aryl-sulfate sulfotransferase, translating to MKTTKLILAFFVAFAMQKAMSQEQTVGIFLNTPDAFNGYTLFSPQLNTTTYLIDNCGEVVNKWESDRTPGRMAFLTPDGNLVRAKATDNTVFKNGIAGGAIEIFNWEGERIWEYFISDDFQCQHHDIEYLPNGNILAIVWEYRTLEELIQVGRVNAQSDIWSEKIVEIQPDFENGIGTIVWEWRVWDHLIQDVDPSIDNYGVVEDNPQRIDINYLAEKASVDWLHFNGIDYNAELDQIAISIHQFSEMWIIDHSTTTEEAATSVGGNCGKGGDLLYRWGNPIAYKRGTANDQKLFMQHDANWIPDGQMDGGMIMIYSNRAGTPYGLQYSSVVVIDPPLLEGGNYLFENTAYAPADFHWSYTAENPSDFYSALFSGANRLPNNNTIICEALTGRLFEVDYDGNIVWQYINPVAQDGIIPQYVQPQANTNSVFQTVRYAPDFEGFIGRELIPQGHIEPGTTTDCEIYSGANVEKLYADGNFYVFPNPASSLLNVQWDYTNIDKIQLTDIKGNILIETPAYTNSSVIDVSCFNEGVYIISLLNKGYLVSSKQVIIK from the coding sequence ATGAAAACAACAAAGTTAATTTTAGCTTTTTTTGTGGCGTTTGCCATGCAAAAGGCTATGTCGCAAGAGCAAACCGTAGGTATATTTTTAAATACTCCTGATGCATTCAATGGTTACACTCTTTTCTCTCCTCAACTAAACACAACAACTTACTTAATAGATAATTGTGGCGAAGTTGTAAATAAGTGGGAATCGGATCGAACTCCGGGACGAATGGCATTTTTAACTCCCGATGGCAATTTAGTCAGAGCAAAGGCAACTGACAATACTGTTTTTAAAAATGGGATAGCTGGTGGAGCTATAGAAATTTTTAATTGGGAAGGAGAACGAATTTGGGAATACTTTATCTCAGATGATTTTCAATGTCAGCACCACGATATTGAATATTTGCCTAATGGAAACATTTTGGCTATTGTATGGGAATATCGTACCCTCGAAGAGCTTATTCAGGTGGGCAGGGTCAATGCTCAAAGTGATATTTGGTCTGAAAAAATTGTAGAAATTCAACCCGATTTTGAAAATGGAATTGGCACAATAGTTTGGGAATGGAGAGTGTGGGATCACTTAATTCAAGATGTTGACCCTAGCATTGATAACTACGGTGTTGTTGAAGACAATCCGCAACGAATAGATATTAACTATTTGGCGGAAAAAGCTTCAGTTGATTGGCTTCACTTTAATGGTATAGATTATAATGCCGAATTAGACCAAATAGCTATTAGCATACACCAATTTAGTGAAATGTGGATAATAGACCATTCAACAACAACTGAAGAAGCTGCTACAAGCGTAGGTGGTAATTGCGGAAAGGGTGGCGACTTGCTTTATCGCTGGGGAAATCCTATAGCATACAAAAGAGGTACCGCAAATGACCAAAAATTGTTTATGCAGCATGATGCTAATTGGATACCAGATGGACAAATGGATGGAGGTATGATTATGATATACAGCAATAGAGCAGGGACTCCTTATGGTCTTCAATATTCTTCTGTTGTTGTTATTGACCCACCTTTATTAGAAGGCGGCAATTATTTATTTGAGAATACTGCTTACGCTCCAGCCGATTTTCATTGGTCTTATACAGCTGAAAATCCAAGCGATTTTTATTCTGCACTTTTTTCAGGAGCAAACCGACTTCCCAATAATAATACTATTATTTGTGAAGCATTGACAGGACGCCTTTTTGAAGTCGATTACGATGGAAATATTGTCTGGCAGTATATAAATCCTGTGGCACAGGACGGTATAATTCCTCAGTACGTTCAACCTCAAGCTAACACAAATAGCGTTTTTCAAACCGTAAGGTACGCACCGGATTTTGAAGGATTTATAGGACGTGAGCTTATACCTCAAGGACACATAGAGCCTGGTACAACCACAGATTGTGAAATATACAGCGGTGCTAATGTTGAGAAATTATACGCCGACGGCAATTTTTACGTATTCCCAAATCCGGCAAGTTCGTTGCTCAACGTACAGTGGGATTACACAAATATTGATAAAATACAACTTACCGATATAAAAGGAAATATATTAATAGAAACTCCGGCATACACTAATAGTTCAGTAATTGATGTTAGCTGTTTTAACGAAGGAGTATATATAATTTCCTTACTGAATAAGGGCTATTTGGTATCGAGCAAGCAAGTTATTATTAAGTAA
- a CDS encoding aryl-sulfate sulfotransferase: MKTTKLILVFLVAFAAQTAMSQQQTVGIFFNTPEASNGYTLLAPLFDSTTYLIDNCGEVVHKWESDRLPGLAAYITTDGNLVRGKASDNTVFLNGISGGIIETISWEGERIFEYTISDGYYCQHHDIECLPNGNILATVWEYRSVEEVIQAGRVNAQSEVWSENIVEIQPDYENGTGTIVWEWKAWDHLIQDVDPNLDNYGVIADNPQRIDINYLGEKETSVDWLHFNGIDYNAELDQIIVSVHNFSEIWIIDHSTTTEEAATSLGGNCGKGGDLLYRWGNPLAYKSGTESDQKLFMQHDANWIPKGQMDEGMIIVYNNQAGIPYGLEYSSIDVIDSPLLEDGNYLYKNAAYAPADFHWTYTAQNPSDLYSVLFSGASRLPNNNTLISEGTSGKLFEIDYDGNIVWEYVTPIDNNGIIPQYAQPQMNYIFKSVRYAPNFEGFIGRQLTPQGHIEPGTTTECEIYSGANVEKLYTDGNFYVFPNPASSLLNVQWDYTNIDKIQITDIKGNLLTQTPVFTNGTTIDVSCFSEGVYIASLLNKGYLVSSKQFVVK; the protein is encoded by the coding sequence ATGAAAACAACAAAGTTAATTTTAGTATTTTTAGTTGCGTTTGCTGCGCAAACGGCTATGTCGCAACAACAAACCGTAGGAATATTTTTTAATACTCCCGAGGCGTCCAATGGTTATACTCTTTTAGCGCCTTTATTTGACTCTACAACTTACTTGATAGATAATTGTGGAGAAGTAGTGCACAAGTGGGAATCGGATCGGCTCCCAGGTTTAGCTGCATATATAACAACCGACGGCAATTTGGTTAGAGGAAAGGCGTCGGACAATACAGTTTTTCTTAATGGGATATCAGGTGGAATAATAGAAACTATTAGTTGGGAAGGAGAACGAATTTTTGAATACACTATCTCAGATGGTTATTATTGTCAGCATCACGATATAGAATGCTTACCCAACGGGAACATTTTGGCTACTGTGTGGGAGTACCGCAGTGTAGAAGAAGTTATTCAGGCAGGCAGGGTTAATGCCCAAAGCGAGGTTTGGTCGGAAAATATTGTAGAAATACAACCTGACTACGAAAACGGAACCGGCACAATAGTTTGGGAATGGAAGGCATGGGATCACTTAATTCAAGATGTTGACCCTAACCTTGATAACTACGGTGTTATTGCAGACAATCCGCAGCGTATAGACATTAACTATTTGGGCGAGAAAGAAACCTCTGTTGATTGGCTTCATTTCAATGGTATAGATTATAATGCTGAGTTAGACCAAATAATCGTTAGCGTACATAATTTTAGTGAAATATGGATAATAGACCACTCAACAACAACTGAAGAAGCAGCTACTAGTTTAGGTGGTAATTGCGGAAAAGGTGGCGATTTGCTTTATCGTTGGGGAAATCCATTGGCATACAAGAGTGGTACCGAAAGCGACCAAAAACTGTTTATGCAGCATGATGCTAATTGGATACCTAAGGGGCAGATGGATGAAGGTATGATTATAGTTTATAACAATCAAGCTGGCATACCTTACGGTCTTGAATATTCTTCCATTGATGTTATTGACTCACCATTGTTAGAAGATGGTAATTATTTGTATAAGAACGCAGCTTACGCTCCAGCCGATTTTCATTGGACTTATACAGCGCAAAATCCAAGCGATTTATACTCTGTGCTTTTTTCCGGAGCAAGTCGACTTCCCAATAACAATACTCTTATAAGCGAAGGCACGTCGGGAAAACTTTTCGAGATTGATTACGACGGCAATATAGTTTGGGAATACGTAACTCCCATAGATAATAATGGCATTATACCTCAATATGCGCAACCTCAAATGAACTATATTTTTAAATCTGTAAGATACGCTCCAAATTTTGAAGGGTTTATAGGACGCCAACTTACACCACAAGGGCATATAGAGCCGGGTACAACAACAGAATGCGAAATATACAGCGGTGCTAATGTTGAGAAATTATACACCGACGGCAATTTTTACGTATTTCCAAATCCGGCAAGTTCGTTACTCAACGTCCAGTGGGATTATACAAATATTGATAAAATACAAATTACCGATATAAAAGGAAATTTATTAACACAAACCCCTGTATTTACCAACGGTACAACAATTGACGTTAGTTGTTTCAGCGAAGGGGTGTACATAGCTTCCTTACTGAATAAGGGCTATTTGGTATCGAGTAAGCAGTTTGTTGTTAAGTAA
- a CDS encoding aryl-sulfate sulfotransferase, with translation MKKIKLILAFIATIATLTAMSQQQTVGIFFNTPEAFNGYTLFSPLTGTTTYLIDNCGEVVNKWESDATPGLASYLTPEGNLVRCKATENAVFHGRSSGAMEVFNWEGERIWEYAISNDTNCRHHDIECLPNGNFLLIVWEYHTPEEASQVGRVTTVREVWSEKIVEVQPDYENGTGTIVWEWRVWDHLIQDVNPNIANYGVVADNPQRIDINFIGETENSVDWLHANSVDYNAELDQILVSVHQFGEIWIIDHSTTTEEAASSSGGNCGKGGDLLYRWGNPRTYKRGTVSDQKLFLQHDANWIPKGQMDEGMISIYNNRAGTPYGIDYSSVDVINPPLLDDGNYLFENAAYAPADVHWTYIAENPTDFYSYNISGASRLPNNNTLICEGRSGRLFEVDYEGNIVWQYINPVGMNGVTPQYVQPQLNLVFKVERYAPDFEGFEGRELIPQGHIEPGTFVECEIYDGTDIESLYADYNFHVFPNPASSLLNIQWDYSNVDVIQLSDIKGNLLVEIPAHTNSSVLDVSCFSEGVYIVSLLHKGNLVSSEQVIVM, from the coding sequence ATGAAAAAAATAAAGTTGATTTTAGCATTTATTGCTACGATTGCTACATTAACAGCCATGTCGCAGCAGCAAACCGTAGGAATATTTTTTAATACTCCTGAGGCATTTAACGGTTATACCCTTTTCTCGCCTCTAACCGGAACTACAACTTACCTAATAGATAATTGCGGCGAAGTTGTAAACAAGTGGGAATCGGATGCAACACCGGGTTTAGCATCGTATTTAACTCCCGAAGGCAATTTGGTTAGGTGCAAGGCGACGGAAAACGCTGTTTTCCACGGCAGATCGAGTGGAGCGATGGAAGTTTTTAATTGGGAGGGCGAAAGAATTTGGGAATACGCTATTTCCAACGACACTAATTGTCGCCACCACGATATTGAATGTTTGCCTAATGGTAACTTTTTACTTATTGTGTGGGAGTACCATACTCCTGAAGAGGCATCTCAGGTGGGCAGAGTCACCACAGTGAGAGAAGTTTGGTCTGAAAAAATTGTAGAAGTGCAACCCGACTACGAAAACGGAACAGGTACAATAGTTTGGGAATGGAGGGTATGGGATCATTTAATTCAAGATGTTAACCCCAACATAGCTAATTACGGCGTCGTTGCAGATAATCCGCAACGAATAGATATTAACTTTATAGGCGAGACTGAAAACTCTGTAGATTGGCTTCATGCTAACAGTGTAGATTACAATGCCGAGTTAGACCAAATACTTGTCAGCGTGCATCAATTTGGCGAAATATGGATAATAGACCACTCAACAACAACTGAAGAAGCAGCTTCAAGCTCAGGCGGTAATTGTGGAAAGGGTGGCGACTTGCTTTATCGTTGGGGAAATCCCAGAACGTATAAAAGAGGCACTGTAAGTGACCAGAAACTATTTTTGCAACATGATGCCAATTGGATTCCAAAGGGACAAATGGATGAAGGTATGATTTCAATATACAACAATAGAGCAGGCACACCTTACGGTATTGATTATTCTTCTGTTGATGTTATAAACCCACCTTTGTTGGACGACGGCAATTATTTATTCGAGAATGCAGCTTACGCTCCTGCAGATGTGCATTGGACTTATATAGCTGAAAATCCAACCGATTTTTATTCATATAATATTTCCGGAGCAAGCCGACTTCCAAACAATAATACTCTTATTTGCGAAGGCAGGTCGGGAAGGCTTTTTGAAGTCGATTACGAAGGTAATATCGTTTGGCAGTATATAAATCCCGTAGGCATGAATGGTGTTACGCCTCAGTACGTCCAACCTCAATTAAATCTTGTTTTTAAAGTAGAAAGATACGCTCCTGATTTTGAAGGATTTGAAGGTCGTGAACTTATACCGCAAGGGCACATAGAGCCGGGTACATTTGTTGAATGCGAAATTTACGATGGCACTGATATTGAAAGTCTATACGCCGATTATAATTTTCACGTGTTCCCAAATCCGGCAAGCTCGTTGCTTAACATACAGTGGGATTATTCAAATGTTGATGTAATACAATTAAGCGATATAAAAGGAAACTTGTTGGTAGAAATTCCGGCGCACACCAACAGTTCAGTACTCGATGTTAGTTGTTTTAGTGAAGGAGTGTATATAGTTTCACTGTTGCATAAAGGCAATTTGGTTTCAAGCGAGCAAGTTATTGTTATGTAA
- the holA gene encoding DNA polymerase III subunit delta codes for MKYTVDSIKKNIDKRIFSPLYLIYGDEPFFIDEVSEHMIKNILTEDEKDFNQHIFYGKDSNIIEIIGTCKQFPMMGDKQFVILKEGQDIDLKKDENIKHLIAYTENPQQSTIFAMCFKYKKPPAKIVKIFENNENAVCCEVKKMYDNQIPQWLNDRVAQKGYKINNKAVNLIVEFVGNDLEKIENEIDKLIINVDSKETINEKHIEKYIGISKDFNVFELISAISLKNVYKANLIAIHFDKNPNENPIFKTLPMLFSHFNKLLLAHSLPNKSEKEIVSKFKLNYYNKNEFFVAMRNYPLKKTIRIISYIRECTTKALGVENNTATHGELLKELIFKILH; via the coding sequence ATGAAATACACCGTCGACTCAATAAAAAAAAATATAGATAAAAGAATTTTTTCGCCATTGTATTTGATATACGGCGACGAACCTTTTTTTATTGATGAAGTTTCGGAACACATGATTAAAAACATTTTAACCGAAGACGAAAAAGATTTTAACCAACATATATTTTACGGTAAAGACAGCAACATTATTGAGATTATAGGCACTTGCAAACAATTCCCAATGATGGGAGATAAGCAATTTGTTATCCTGAAAGAAGGTCAAGACATTGACCTGAAAAAAGACGAAAATATTAAACATCTGATCGCCTATACCGAAAATCCACAACAGTCGACAATATTTGCAATGTGCTTTAAATACAAAAAGCCTCCTGCTAAGATTGTCAAAATTTTTGAAAACAACGAAAATGCTGTTTGTTGCGAAGTTAAAAAAATGTACGACAATCAAATTCCACAATGGCTTAACGATAGGGTTGCTCAAAAAGGTTATAAAATCAATAATAAAGCCGTAAATTTGATTGTGGAATTTGTTGGCAACGACCTTGAAAAAATTGAAAACGAGATAGATAAACTCATTATTAATGTTGATAGCAAAGAAACTATTAACGAAAAGCATATAGAAAAATATATAGGAATTAGCAAAGACTTTAACGTTTTTGAACTCATCAGCGCTATTTCGCTTAAAAATGTTTATAAAGCCAATCTGATTGCTATACACTTCGATAAAAATCCGAACGAAAATCCTATTTTTAAAACTCTGCCAATGCTTTTTTCACATTTTAATAAATTGCTTTTGGCTCACTCGCTTCCAAACAAGTCGGAAAAGGAAATTGTAAGCAAGTTTAAACTAAACTACTACAATAAAAATGAGTTTTTTGTTGCAATGAGAAACTATCCGCTAAAAAAGACCATTCGTATAATAAGCTATATTCGCGAATGCACAACAAAAGCTCTTGGAGTTGAAAACAATACAGCAACACATGGCGAACTTTTAAAAGAACTTATTTTTAAAATATTGCATTAA